From one Verrucomicrobiota bacterium genomic stretch:
- a CDS encoding glucosaminidase domain-containing protein, whose translation MFILWTVASDTPPSTPAIFWIYTSKKAPKNRFSKTKIVDFISQNNPAIPTEKIRTIVDIYFQESAIESINVWVALSQMIVETAFLRFTGNVRPEQNNFAGIGCVDNAARGASFASVREGIRAHIQHLKAYASRESLHRPCVDPRRHFIETGPNFGTVQTVFDLCGTWAMDSGYGPKLARITQQLYQAARLP comes from the coding sequence GTGTTCATATTGTGGACCGTTGCTTCCGATACACCTCCCAGTACTCCTGCGATTTTCTGGATCTACACGTCTAAAAAAGCACCTAAAAACCGCTTCAGTAAAACTAAAATCGTCGATTTTATTAGCCAAAACAATCCCGCAATTCCCACTGAAAAAATAAGAACAATCGTCGATATATACTTTCAGGAATCGGCTATCGAATCGATCAATGTCTGGGTTGCACTTTCACAAATGATCGTCGAGACGGCTTTTTTGCGCTTTACAGGAAATGTTCGACCGGAACAAAATAACTTTGCCGGCATTGGCTGTGTCGACAACGCAGCTCGCGGTGCTTCTTTCGCCTCGGTTCGAGAGGGCATACGCGCACACATTCAACACTTAAAAGCCTATGCTTCCCGAGAATCGTTACATCGCCCCTGCGTCGATCCTCGTCGTCACTTTATCGAAACGGGCCCAAATTTCGGAACAGTCCAAACGGTTTTCGATCTCTGTGGAACCTGGGCAATGGACTCCGGATACGGTCCCAAACTCGCGAGAATTACCCAGCAGCTCTATCAAGCAGCGAGATTACCTTAA